A single window of Watersipora subatra chromosome 9, tzWatSuba1.1, whole genome shotgun sequence DNA harbors:
- the LOC137404099 gene encoding uncharacterized protein: MEGILSPQQLDLRCEDLSGEWRCWQRAFSDYLLAIDLTGTTKAAEKKKLALFRHAGGEDVKEVYSQIEFKSQPDDDGNTGELEEGAAGRKLDDVIKRFHEYCNLRPGVVVGRFKFHNSSQGGDTVDVFLIKLRQLAEGCQFGDQRDSLIRDKLLFGLGNTKERDKLMRESDEKLSLDYVIKSLRIADKSGKRKHQKAEGKSENVNAVSQFSREKLVKSAKHGFSKQKCENCGKNHNKGQRCPAYGSQCKRCQKFNHWAVMCRQDTHINETEAEKAVPYAIHVPRPISFPLRDKADRAFDRMVADGVIKKVGPNEPTSWRAPMVVVPKANKEEIRIVSDFTELNRFIQREIHPMASVDVSLAMLDGGTVLSEIDANSGFWQIPLSLDSNYLTTFLTHKGRFRYL, translated from the coding sequence ATGGAGGGAATTTTGTCTCCTCAGCAGCTGGATTTAAGGTGTGAGGATTTGTCTGGTGAATGGCGTTGTTGGCAGAGGGCTTTCAGTGACTACCTTTTGGCAATTGACCTGACTGGAACTACTAAGGCAGCTGAAAAGAAAAAGCTGGCCTTATTCAGGCATGCAGGGGGTGAGGATGTAAAAGAAGTCTATTCGCAGATAGAGTTCAAATCACAACCTGATGATGATGGCAATACTGGAGAGCTAGAAGAGGGAGCTGCTGGGAGGAAGTTGGATGATGTTATCAAAAGATTTCATGAATATTGCAATCTCAGGCCAGGTGTTGTAGTGGGTAGATTTAAGTTTCACAATAGCAGTCAAGGTGGTGACACTGTGGATGTATTTTTGATAAAACTGAGACAGTTGGCTGAGGGTTGTCAATTTGGTGATCAAAGAGATTCCTTGATTCGAGACAAACTGCTTTTTGGCTTGGGTAATACAAAAGAGAGAGACAAGCTTATGAGAGAATCAGATGAAAAGTTGTCTCTCGACTATGTGATCAAGTCATTGAGAATTGCTGATAAGTCAGGAAAACGGAAGCACCAAAAAGCTGAGGGAAAATCTGAAAATGTCAATGCAGTATCTCAGTTTAGTAGAGAGAAACTTGTCAAGTCAGCAAAACATGGATTTTCCAAGCAGAAATGTGAAAATTGTGGGAAGAATCACAATAAGGGTCAGAGATGTCCTGCATATGGTTCACAGTGTAAACGTTGCCAAAAATTTAATCACTGGGCAGTTATGTGTAGACAAGATACTCATATAAATGAAACAGAAGCAGAGAAAGCAGTACCTTATGCTATACATGTTCCCAGACCGATATCATTTCCACTGAGAGATAAAGCAGATAGAGCGTTTGATAGGATGGTAGCAGATGGAGTCATCAAAAAGGTTGGACCTAATGAACCTACATCATGGCGTGCTCCAATGGTGGTGGTTCCGAAAGCTAATAAGGAGGAAATAAGAATTGTATCTGACTTCACAGAGCTTAACAGGTTTATCCAACGAGAAATTCATCCCATGGCATCAGTGGATGTGAGTTTAGCTATGTTAGATGGAGGAACAGTGTTGTCTGAAATAGATGCCAATAGTGGTTTTTGGCAGATTCCACTTAGCTTAGACTCCAATTACCTAaccacttttctcactcataaAGGACGGTTTAGATATCTTTGA